CCCCGGCAGGAATGGAAGTGAGTGCGTTACCGTCTATCGGTGATATCCCGCTTTACGATGCCGACGTGCAGCAGGAAGAAGGTTTTCCGGCAAGCGTCGAAGCGCTGGCTGAACACATCCGTAAAGCCGATGGCGTGGTTATCGTCACTCCGGAATATAACTACTCGGTACCGGGTGGCCTGAAGAATGCTATCGACTGGCTGTCGCGCCTGCCCGATCAGCCGCTTTCCGGCAAACCGGTGCTTATCCAGACCAGCTCAATGGGGGCGATTGGCGGTGCACGCTGCCAGTATCATCTGCGCCAGATTCTGGTCTTCCTGGATGCGATGGTGATGAACAAGCCTGAATTTATGGGCGGCGTGATTCAGAACAAAGTTGACCCGCAGACGGGTGAAGTGATCGATCAGAGTACGCTGGACCATCTGACTGGCCAGCTCACCGCGTTTGGCGACTACATCCAGCGGGTTAAAGCCTAATAAAAAGCCCGGTGGCGCTAGCGCTTACCGGGCCTACACTCTTCTGTAGGTCAGGTAAGCGAAGCGCCACCTGACACCACAAACCGCACCTTAGTGCGCGTCGATAAACACAATCTTCAGCACAAACAGCAGCGCCACAACCACCACGCACGGACTCAGATCGCGCAGACGACCGGTACCGATTTTCATCACGCAGTAAGAGATGAAGCCCAGCGCGATCCCTTCGGTAATCGAGAAACTGAATGGCATCATCACGGCGGTGATAAATGCCGGCACAGATTCTGTAAGGTCGTCCCACTTCACGCGTGCCAGGCTGGAGGTCATTAACACGCCAACGTAAATCAGCGCCCCCGCGGCCGCATAGCCCGGTACCATCCCTGCCAACGGCGACAGGAAGATCACCAGCAGGAACAGCAGACCCACAACCACGGCGGTCAGACCGGTACGCCCACCGACAGAAACACCGGAAGAAGACTCGATATAAGCGGTGACGGAAGAGGTACCGATAAATGCCCCAGTCACGGAGGAGACGCTATCAACAAACAGCGCCTGTTTCATGCGCGGGAATTTGCCTTTT
The DNA window shown above is from Citrobacter farmeri and carries:
- a CDS encoding NADPH-dependent FMN reductase, with translation MSETLNVVTLLGSLRKGSFNGMVARTLPKIAPAGMEVSALPSIGDIPLYDADVQQEEGFPASVEALAEHIRKADGVVIVTPEYNYSVPGGLKNAIDWLSRLPDQPLSGKPVLIQTSSMGAIGGARCQYHLRQILVFLDAMVMNKPEFMGGVIQNKVDPQTGEVIDQSTLDHLTGQLTAFGDYIQRVKA